From the genome of Aestuariirhabdus haliotis:
TGAACAAATAGTATTTCTTGGATTTTGAATTATAAATTACCGCATCTGGATTTCCGCTACCCCATTCAGATGGCCACCCGGACCACATACTTACTGGTCGTGGATACCCCTTATCGAAGGGCTTACCAAAAGGTTTACGAGCATACTGTCCATCTTTAAAAAAATAGTAAACTTTCTTATCACTATTATAAACTGCAGCATCTACCTTACCATCCTTCCACGGCCAACCTTTCCAGCCCTCAGAAATGGGTACTGATGATTGTGTTGGTTTTCCATAAGGTTTCTTTGCATATCTATCACCAGAAAATAGATAATAGTTTTTACTATCGCTGTTATAAACAATAGCGTTGAGATAATTGCTTAGCTTTTTTTCAGCGGAGAAAGAGCTTTCAATTGGCGCAAGAAGACTGATAATAAGCAAACATACAGATAAGCAAGTTTTTTGAGATAACTGCATACATAACGTCCCTTAGAATGATTCCTAATTACTGATAGGATCCAGTCTAGTATAAAAAAATGATTTGACTCCCTACCAAGATCTCACTATAGCCGTTATCTCGATTACTGATCGCACAATCATCTCATTATCTGTAGGAATCGATTCTTCCTTTCTACTTCGCGGCACAGAATTCAATTATTGGGATGGATCTATTTAAGATCGATTCCAACATACCTTTCGGAATCATCAACAAAAATCGTTACCTATGACTCTACTTAATAATCAGGAGAGGGTTAAACCCTCTCCTTTTTTCATGACAAGTATTACTCGTCACTATTAGTGAATCGAATTTCCCGACCCGCAGCAAACGCATTCGCTATCGCATCTCGACTTCGCTCACCATTATAGTCAAAATCAATGATTCCAGTAGCTGTAACCCTGGTAATTCTCAGCTTTATGTTGCTTGCAACCATAAACATAAAGGCAGCGCCAAGTGCTGCGCCCACGGTTATTGTGCCACGAATGAAGGGGTTTTGGACATCCATACAATTACTGGCTGAATCAAATGTAACGCCTTTCGATTTCCGATACTCATCGCCACTCGAAACCGCTAAAGAGTTACTCCCCTGCCCCTGGTATACACATTTATCCATCAGTCTGTTTTCACTTTCCGTAAGCTTCAATAAACTCTTAGTCAGGTCATAGTGCGAAGCGGCCATCAATGAGTCACAAGGGTTGCTTCCTTCTGAACCCGAGAATTGCAGAGTGGGCGACTGATAACGACTACTAAAGCCATGTGCTGTGGGGGCAGCTTGCAAGCCGGTAGTTTCACTATTACCGAAATATGGCGTAGCGGAGTATTCCGGCGCGCTCCAGGTATTGTTACTGCCAAGGGTAATTTGGGCATTATTCTTCCCATCCTTAAAGTCGAACTCCGCGGCTCCCGACGTAACACTGGCCGTCAAAACCTCATTCTGGGCAATCGTTGTTCCGGAGGTTAACCAGAATTTTACATTGGGCGTCATGGTTAACAAGAGTCCATTCTGAGCAGCCGTCGCCCAGGCTAGCTTTTGGTTGACAGAAAGGCCAAACACAAAGGTGTCAGACGGAATCTGTGGATTCGCACCAACCGTATTGATAAATAGCGAGCCAGCCGATCCATTATTTTGTAGGTTTGTAAATTTTGGAACCTGATTGGCCACTACAAAATCAACGTAGTTATCAGCGCCCGCTGCTGTAGAAACCGTTGTCGGTAGTGCTCCTTGCCCGACAATAGTTCCTGGAGCCACTGTAGATTGCTGCGACCACTGCAAGCCATAATTTATTGACCACGTGAAATTTGCTACCCCACCGTTCGCAGATATCTTATACGCCGTCGTTAACCATGCAGTGGAAACAAATCCGGCCTGCTCAAGCTCTGGTGATTTCTGAAACATATAAAAGTAAAAATCATTCGCCGAGCTATTAATTGCCTGAACTGTAAATTGTGTCATCGTAATCTCCCTATCATTAACGTAGATATTATCTTCCCCAGTCCGATCTCCTAAAAAGGTAAAACGGATGAAGCGTATAAAGACTACTAGAGATTAATTCTTCACCATTTACATTCGATCAACATTTATTTTTTATTTACTAAAACTAAACTTTTTCTATCCCTGGCAGGAGTAATATTAAAATGAGCCTTATAAGCCACCGTAAAAACGGAAGCGCTTGGATAGCCCACCTGATTACCAATTTCATAAATACAAAGACGTGTTGATCCAACAAGATATCTCGCCTTCTTCATTCTTTGGACACGTAACCATTTCATTGGCGCCATCCCACAATTTTGCTTAAATACTATTGATAGCGTCGTGTGATTAGTCGCCATCTTTGATGCCAGTATTTTTGTGCTGTGCTTTTCACCAATGTGCTCCAAAAGATAGAGGCAAGCATCAGTATATAGTTTCCGTTTTTTTCTCTTTGGATGTTTGTTCCTTGAAATTCATTTCCGCATCCTTTCATCGAAAATTGACTATAAAACCATCCTGTTTTATTCCATCGATTATCTGCATATCCACTTATTCCATAAGAACCAATTGGTTCGCGCTGCTAAGCTGTGCGGCAAGAGAGCAACTGAACGGGCTATAATCGATAGCTAGACTTTGGCCAGACACCGAATCAGCATCAATTATTTCGCCCAGATTATAATTCCCAAATACAAGTCTGTATTTAACGCTATCCTGCCAATCAAAACTCATATTGGCTTGTGCATTGACCAGGAGCCCTCCTTGTCCTGATAGGCCCAAACCTATTCCAGCGGCTAGTGATACAGGTATTTGATCTCCATTGGGCACACTGCCATCACAACTTGTAATATAACTACTACTGGGTGATGACTGACCCACTTCGTTAAATTTGTAGGTGCCATGGCTTTTCAGAAAACTTAAGGAGATATGATTATTATCACTGTCCAGGGGAACAAGCTGCGATGAAGCAACATCAGACATTTCATGAACCGAATCGGATACATTGCATATAACGCCTATATCAAGTTTTTTACCCGGCTGACACCAGATACCCGAAAAGCTTTCCTTCCAGGTAAAACTGACTGATGCACCAGCAACGCAATAGCCACACATCCATACCAACGTCCATACTCCAGGAAATGTCTCAACTTGCTCCAAATACAAAGCAAACGTCGTATCATTATTGGAATTATTAGTTACCTTAAGTTGATAAGTTTCCATAATCTATTTATGCCCATTTAATGGTGTATAGCTCCGCAATATTCTGTGACCTTGTTTCCTTTCCTCCAGCGACACTGGTTTCAGTTGTTTGACCGGTTATTAGCCCCATACCTCCGCCACCTCCTTGCACATTTGTCGCGGTCACAAAGCCCAACGAATGACTATGCTGATAGAAGGCATCTGCTTGCCAAGTACCCGGGTAATCACCTGTAATCTGGCTGTTACCTAGCATGACCCTGTCTGTTGCGTCTTTATCGACACCAGCCCCTCTGTCCACAGCCCGACTGAAATACCCCCGCATATCAGGTAACAGTGAACGCCCATTCGGACCGGCTCCAAACTTTTTATTGATCACACTATCGAGACGGGATTGATTTTCAGTAAGCTCAAGAGGTTCAGCACAAAGACTTAATTCACGGGGTGGTGCAACCAAAGCCGCTATATATTGACGTCGCTCCCCTATGCTTCCACTTACGATACAAGCCAAGTTTTGCTTTGGTCGATTTCCCAGATTAGCGGTGACAGACTCTATATATATGAGCTTGCCGCTATCAGAACTTGCTATCGATACAGATACCACTTCAGCCTTACTGCCTACCTTCATCTTGAGCTTTATACAATGATCCCCCTGCTGGCTAATAGTTTGTTCAACATCATGAAAACCATCAGATAAAATCAGGCTCACATTTGCGGCACTGGGTAACGACAAGCGAATTTTTGCCGAAATTGTCCGACCAAGAAGATACTGTTTCCATCTGGGAAATTCGTGTAATTGTTGCTTAAAGACCATCTCCCCAGCCCCATTACTGGTAAGGATGGAACAAAAATCATTCACCTTCGATATCCTGCCTCCTGTTCCTTTATCAGAGTACAACCAACCATCGGGATGGTTGTACAGCACTGATCCAGCAGCATCCTCTATTTGGTTACTGAAATATTCAAAATAGGCGTTATAAACCAAATTGAAATTAATAGCTGACATAACAGTGCCTCCATTCATTTATTGTTATGGAATATATTGCGAATTACTTTTTGTTTTGTTTAATATTATTTACATGCCTCACAGAAAGATTTACCTGCATGGCAATTCTTGATTGAGAAACTCCGACAGCAATAAGATCTTTTATAAATAGGTTTCTGACCTGCCTGTCTATCTGTGTTGTTGTGGGTATAAAAAGCATGTCACCACCATAAATATCACTTAACGCCTTTAATTCATCTTCATTCAAAATTTCAGATAAGGTTGAACAGCGGTAGTTTTTTGCAATGTATTTTGTTTGCCCTCCATAGGCTTTGGAAAACGTATAAAACCTTGGCAAACCAAGGATCGCAGACAACTCTTGCGCGCTCCTTGGCAACTCGCAGACCGGCACTTTATTGAGATAAAACAACGTTACTACTGTAGGTAGTGTAAACATGATCGAACCCATTTTTTGACGGCATATACACAGAATATTTGAATGTATCGCCTTAGCTAGTATGAACCAGTGCACTGTTGATTGGGTTTAGTTAGTGTGATAAAAGCGCATAGGGGCTGTTAATATCTTAAAATGAGTTAATTTCATACTTTTAAAAAAACACTTATCTACAGATCCCTATACCTGTCACAGCATCCAGCACATCAACCAAAGTGTGGATTCATCATATTTGATGGAAAGACCAGAGCGTTATAATTTTGTTGATTATTCCGCACAAAATTTCATTAGATGACAAATTTCAGGGCAATAAACCCTGTTTATCTTTTTGCACGAATCAATTACAGACACCATCATTCAGCGCACGAAACCCCTAAGGAAGCCATCGGGGTACAGGAGGGGCGCAGCCTAACCCGTTGATTTGGGAAAATTTTGAGAAGCTCATAAACCCTGACAGATCTTCCAGGGCGTCTCTGATACTCAACATCAAAACAAGCAATTTCGTCCCACAGGCAACTTCGCTTCTTCTTGCGCAATAATAGAACGAAACAAAGCCACTCTGGCAGGTTGTGAATTGTGTTTTGAGCTGGCCAAGACCAGACTTAAATAGCCGGCAAAAGGGCGTACAGATTTACTTAATCAGTGTTTGACCAATGGTCGACTTGAGTCGATTTATAACGTCTTAGCGGCAATACCGACAGGAAACCAATATCCCGCTACGCGCTCTTCACAACTAACATGATATTTTGCCCTCATTGAACAACCGATTCACACAGAGAGGTAAGAGCTACGGACTTATCCCATCGCTCGCCTTTTCTTTTCCTGGCTCATAAGCAAAAACATGATCCGTTCTTCCATTTATTCGCTTCCGCCATCCCTGGCTCACGCGACGACCGACAGGGACGTTGGAAGTGCCGTTTTTGCAGTAGCAAAAAACGACCCGTACATCCTGTCAAGGTCGCTCTTGGCCATCCATGGCCTCGCGACATACCGTTCTTCCATGAACATAAAAAAGCCCGCACGGGGCGGGCTTCTGTTCAGCAATAAGAAAGAAGGTGTTTACTTGGGCAATTCGCCCTGCACCCCTTCGACGTACCAGTTAAATGAAAGAATCTCACCATCCTTCATGGTAGTGCCTTCAGGCACAACAACTTTACCTTGCTGGTTTTTGATCGGACCCTGGAACGGGTGGAAGCTGCCGTCGATGATCTTGGTCTTCAAACCTTCCACCTGAGCAACAACATCTTTGGGGATAGCGGCATTATAGGGTGCCATTTTGACCATATCGGCAGCCATGCCACCCCAGGTGTCATCGGCTTTCCAAGTACCATCCAGAACCGCCTTGGCGGTTTCCGTATAGAAGCCACCCCAATGCACTACGCTGCCGGTCAAGTGTGCTTTAGGACCAAAGGCTGTCATATCGGAATCGTAACCGAAGGCATAGACACCCTTTTCTTCGGCCGCCTGAACGGGCGCTGGAGAGTCGGTGTGCTGATTAATAATATCGGCGCCCTGGGCGATCAAGGCTTCGGCGGCTTCACGCTCTTTCGCCGGGTCGTACCAGCTGTTGATCCAGACCACTTTGACTTCGGCCTTGGGGTTCACACTGCGCATGCCGAGGGTAAAGGCGTTGATACCCTGAACCACTTCAGGGATCGGGAAGGCGGCCACGTAACCGATGGTGTTGGTCTTGGTCATATGCCCGGCGATAACGCCTGTCAGGTAACGACCTTCATAGAACCGCGCGGAGTAGGTACCGACGTTCTTGGAGCGCTTGTAACCGGTGGCGTGCATAAAGGCACCCTTGGGGAAAGCCTTGGCCACTTTCAGGGTCGGGTTCATATAACCAAAACTGGTGGTAAAGACCAGATCATGGCTTTGGGCCAGTTTGCGAATCACCCGCTCGGAATCGGCACCTTCGCTGACACTTTCCACATAGCTGGTTTCAATTTTATCGCCCAGTGCGGCTTCCATCTCCTGACGGCCCAGATCGTGTTCGTAGGTCCAGCCGGCATCACCGATGGGGCCCACATAGACAAAGCCGATCTTCAGCTTGTCGGCCGCAAAGGCGGAGCTGGATACCGCCGCCGCCAATAACAATGAAGCAGCGCCGCGAAGCAGTCCCGCCGAGGTCAATCGAGTTTTCATCCCTTATCTCCTTGAGAGTGTTAATGTCTTCTAGTATCTCGCCGCGCCCGCGCCCATAAAGGAACGCCTGCCTCAGGCTATTGTGTTTTATGGAAGGGTTTGCCCAACGACATCGGGGCAAACAGCTTAATCCGTGCCTGATTGCTGGATAACAGTACCAGAACAATGATGGTTGCCATATAGGGTAAAGTAGCCAGCAGGTTGGAAGATACCGACACTCCCAAACCCTGCATCACCAGATGCAGGATACTGGCGGCACCAAACAGGTAAGCTCCCAGCAGCACTCGACCGACTCGCCAACTGGCGAACACCACCAGAGCCAGCGCAATCCAGCCGCGGCCGGCGGTCATATTGTCCGACCAGAGTGGTGTATAGGCCAATGACAAATAGGCTCCTCCCAATCCAGCCATGGCGCCTCCGAACATCACCGCCAGATAGCGCACACGAATCACCGACAAACCGACAGCCACCGCAGAATCGGGAGACTCCCCCACGGCTTTCAGGATCAGCCCGGGACGGCTGTGGTAGATAAAGATGAATACCGCGCCAAACAGAATAAAGGAGAGATAAACCAGCGGATCCTGGGCAAACAGCGCCTTGCCGATCAGCGGAATGTCGCTCAACACCGGGATCACCCAGGCTTCCATTCCGGTCAGCGGCTTGCCGACAAAGTCACTGCCAATATAGGCACTCAGGCCTGCGCCGAAGATGGTCAATGCCAAACCGCTGGCGACCTGGTTGGCGTTCAGGTTCAGCGCCAGGAAACCAAACAACAGCGACATCAACATACCCACAGCAATACCAGCGGCGACTCCGAACCAGAGGTTGCCGGTGGTAAACGCTATTGCGAAGCCGGCCATGGCGCCCATTAGCATCATGCCCTCCTGGCCAAGATTCAGAACACCGGATTTTTCACACACCAGTTCACCCAGCGCCACCAGCAACAAGGGTGTACCGGTCCGCACCATGGCAAATAAAATATTGGTAATCAGGTCGATATCCATCGATCAGGCCTCACTCGCCACGGCATTGGTGTCGGCCCGCTGCCAACGAATGCGATATAAAATCAGGAAGTCACAAGCCAGCAGATAGAACAGCAAAACACCCTGGAACAGGCCGCCGAGCGCCAGCGGTAGGCCCATTTCGATCTGACCCATTTCGCTACCCATATAGACCAACGCCATCAGCAAGCTGGCCAGCAATATACCCACCGGATGCAGTCGCCCCAGAAAGGCAACAATAATGGCGGAATAGCCGTAGCCCGGCGATACGGTAGGTACCAGCTGGCCGATGGGACCGGTCACTTCGCTAACACCGGCCAGACCCGCCATACCACCACTGAACAGCAACACCAGCAGCACCAGCTTCTTCTCACGAAAACCGGCGTAATGGGCTGCGCTGCTATCGAGCCCCAGCACGCGAATCTGGAAACCGATAAAGGTGCGACTCAGCACCACCCAGATTACCGCCACCGCGAGCAACGCGAACAGTGCGCCCAGGTGCAGGCGATAGCCCTCCATCAATACCGGCAGGGTTATCCCTTCGGTAAACAATGCCGACTCGGGAAAGTTAAAACCCGCCGGGTCTTTCAATGGCCCATGCACCCCGAACAGCAACAGGTTCAGGGCGATATAGTTGAGCATGATGGTGGTGAGAATTTCGTTGGTGTTGAAATGGTTTTTCAACAACGCCGGAATTGCCCCCCAGGCCATACCGGCAAAGGCACCGGTCAACAGAACCAGCGGCAACGCCCAGCTGGAGGTGGTCTCCAGGAAGTTAAGCGCGGCCCAACTACCGATCAAGGCCCCCATCAGTAACTGGCCTTCGGCACCGATGTTCCACACATTGGCTCGGTAACAAATGGCCAGCCCGGTGGCACAGAGCAAAATAGGAGCCGCTTTCACTCCCAGCTCCGATAACCCATAGAGGTCAGCCACGGGTAATATAAAGAAGGTATAGAGTCCGCCGAGGGGCGACTCGCCCTGCACCCAAAACAACAACGCACCGGTAATCAGGGTTAACACCAGGGCCAGCAAGGGGGAACAATAGGACATGACACGGGATTCTTCCGCCCGACGCTGAATACTAAGCGACATCGGTATTCTCCCGGTTGCTCTGGTCGAGGTTATCGTCGGCTTCCCCGAAGTGCCCTGCCATCCAACTGCCCACCTGGGCGATACTGGTTTTGGCCGTTTCCGCCATCGGCGACAAGCGTCCATGACAGATCGCGCAGATGCGATCGCTGATCTCAAACAGCTCATCGAGATCTTCGGAGACAATCAGAATGGCCGCACCCTTGTTGCGCAGTTTGATCAGTTCTTTGTGGATGGCCACCGCAGCGCCGATATCAACCCCCCAGGTGGGGTGGGAGGCGATCAACAGGGTGGGATGCTGAAGGATCTCCCGCCCCATGATAAATTTTTGCAGGTTACCGCCGGACAGACTCTTGGCCGGGGCGTCGATACTGGCACATTTAACATTAAACTGGTCCACCAGCTGACGGGCAAAGTCCCGCGTCTTACCCCAGTTGATCAGGCCGCGACTGACCAGCCCCGAACGAGCAGCGGTTAACAAGCCGTTCTCGGCCAGGCTCATATCGGGTACAGCCCCTCGACCCAATCGCTCTTCGGGCACAAATGCCAAACCGGCTTCCCGGCGCTGACCCGGGTACATATGAGCAATATAACCATGGGGCAGACGTATCGATTCTCGATGACTCTCCAGCGACTCGCCGCTGAGCGCCGCCAGCAACTCTTCCTGACCATTCCCCGCCACCCCGGCAATACCGACAATTTCACCGGCGCAAACATTAAGGTTAATGTCGTGCAGCGACACGCCGAAGGGATCGCGGGAGACCTGGCTCA
Proteins encoded in this window:
- a CDS encoding helix-turn-helix domain-containing protein, with the protein product MATNHTTLSIVFKQNCGMAPMKWLRVQRMKKARYLVGSTRLCIYEIGNQVGYPSASVFTVAYKAHFNITPARDRKSLVLVNKK
- a CDS encoding BMP family ABC transporter substrate-binding protein, with translation MKTRLTSAGLLRGAASLLLAAAVSSSAFAADKLKIGFVYVGPIGDAGWTYEHDLGRQEMEAALGDKIETSYVESVSEGADSERVIRKLAQSHDLVFTTSFGYMNPTLKVAKAFPKGAFMHATGYKRSKNVGTYSARFYEGRYLTGVIAGHMTKTNTIGYVAAFPIPEVVQGINAFTLGMRSVNPKAEVKVVWINSWYDPAKEREAAEALIAQGADIINQHTDSPAPVQAAEEKGVYAFGYDSDMTAFGPKAHLTGSVVHWGGFYTETAKAVLDGTWKADDTWGGMAADMVKMAPYNAAIPKDVVAQVEGLKTKIIDGSFHPFQGPIKNQQGKVVVPEGTTMKDGEILSFNWYVEGVQGELPK
- a CDS encoding ABC transporter permease, with product MDIDLITNILFAMVRTGTPLLLVALGELVCEKSGVLNLGQEGMMLMGAMAGFAIAFTTGNLWFGVAAGIAVGMLMSLLFGFLALNLNANQVASGLALTIFGAGLSAYIGSDFVGKPLTGMEAWVIPVLSDIPLIGKALFAQDPLVYLSFILFGAVFIFIYHSRPGLILKAVGESPDSAVAVGLSVIRVRYLAVMFGGAMAGLGGAYLSLAYTPLWSDNMTAGRGWIALALVVFASWRVGRVLLGAYLFGAASILHLVMQGLGVSVSSNLLATLPYMATIIVLVLLSSNQARIKLFAPMSLGKPFHKTQ
- a CDS encoding ABC transporter permease, giving the protein MSLSIQRRAEESRVMSYCSPLLALVLTLITGALLFWVQGESPLGGLYTFFILPVADLYGLSELGVKAAPILLCATGLAICYRANVWNIGAEGQLLMGALIGSWAALNFLETTSSWALPLVLLTGAFAGMAWGAIPALLKNHFNTNEILTTIMLNYIALNLLLFGVHGPLKDPAGFNFPESALFTEGITLPVLMEGYRLHLGALFALLAVAVIWVVLSRTFIGFQIRVLGLDSSAAHYAGFREKKLVLLVLLFSGGMAGLAGVSEVTGPIGQLVPTVSPGYGYSAIIVAFLGRLHPVGILLASLLMALVYMGSEMGQIEMGLPLALGGLFQGVLLFYLLACDFLILYRIRWQRADTNAVASEA